The Oecophyllibacter saccharovorans sequence AGCCAGCCTGAAATGGTCAGCACGATGCCATTGGCCACCAGATAGGATGTCAGCGCCCAGGTGGCATCGTCATAGGAACTGCCGAGCGCACCGGCGATATGGGGCAGGGCGACGTTGACGATCGTGGTGTCCAGCACTTCCATGAAGGCTGCCATCGTCACCACGACGGCAATCAGCCAGGGATTGTGCCTGGGGCGCCAGTTCTCATGCGCTGCCGCCTCCTGCGCCTTGCCAGCCGAGCCATCATCTTTCGGTGGATTGGCAGCCGTGGTTGCGGCACTCACTTCACTGCCCACCGCTTGCCAGATCGACCACCGGCTCCACCGAGAGTCCAAGGGCCAGAGGACGCTTGGGGTCCAGGCCCTTGTCGATCAGGATCTTGACGGGAATACGCTGCACGGTCTTGACGAAGTTACCGGTAGCATTTTCAGGCGGGAAGGCACTGAACGCCTCGCCAGAACCCATCTGCAGGGAATTGATATGCCCTTCCAGGCGCAGATCTGGATAAGCGTCGACGGAAATCTTCACTTTCTGGCCCGCATGCATATAGGTGATCTGGGTTTCCTTGTAATTGGCCACCACCCAGACTTCCGGCTCCACGATCGAGAACATTTCCTCGCCTGTCTGAACGAAGTCTCCCTGCTCGACCGTACGCTGCGAGATCCAGCCATCATGCGGCGCACGCACGGCTGTCCATTCCACGTTCAGCTTTGCTTTTTCCATCGCTGCCTTGGCCGCGGCCAGACTGGCCTGAGCCTGGCTCAGGCGGGCATCGGCACTTTTGATGTTCGGCACCACAGGCTGCGCCTGCGTCAGCTGACCCTGCGCCATGGTCACCGCACCGCGCGCTGAATCCAGCTGGGCGCGGGCATAATCAATGTCCTGCTGCGAAGTGGCGGCACGCATGACCCGGTGCTGGCGGGCATAGTCGGTTTCAGCCTTGAAGAGGTCAGCGCGCGCGCGCGCCAGATTACCCTGGGCGATCACCAGCTGGCCCGGATAATTCTTCTGCGCCACTTCCACGGCCAGGCCATATGCAACCATGTCGGCCTGGGCCTGCTGCAATGAAGCCTGAGCCTGGTGCAGGCTGGCAATATAGTCACGCCCGTCAATGGTCACCATCAGGTCGCCCTTGTGGACGAACTGGTTATCATCAATCAGCAGCTGCGACACGTAACCGTTCACATGCGGGGCGATGGCCACCTTGCGACCGACGGTATAGGCATCATCCGTCTCGACATCGTTCCGGTGGAAGAAGAGATAAAGTCCGATCCCCAGAATGACCACGACCACCAGCAGGATCAGCAGCAGCCGTTTGGCGGAGCTGCCTTTCGGCACCGGCTTTGCAGGCGCCTCGCCCGTCTCAGCTTTCTTGGCCGGTTGCGCCGCTGGCCGCTCAGCAGAAGGCACTGCTTCGCCTTCTTCCGCCCGTGCCGGCGCCTGCACCCGCGGCGTCTCGGAAGGGGGGGCTGATGAATGATTAGACGGATGATTCTGCGACTCGTCTTGCGCCATTCTAGGTCCCTGTTGCGGGCCCAGGCACGGGCCCTGTTGCGTCGTTGCGGACGTCCTGAGCAGAGGCAAGATCAGCCTCGGTTGTTCTTTGACTGTTTTTCCCGGCCTGCTTTTTTCTGCAGGCGCTGGCAGCCGCAGGGATCCTGCCGCACGCCTTGACCCGGCAGATCAGGGCCGAAAGAAGAGCCCCAGTAGGAAACGGCAGGGTTTTCTGCGCGCTTTCCTGCAGATTTCTGCCACTGACCAATCGGTCAGGAAGCAATGGCATACACCGCAGCACTTGACAAGTCTGTCTTTAAAATCAGGTGCGGGCCCGCAAACTTCCGGAAACCCCACCCCTCATAATCCGGTCTCTCTTACAAGATCAGATACCGCTTCCCAAATCCTGCTCCGCCCCCTCTTCACCTTCCCGGCCTGCTTTTTTCTGCAGACGCGCTGCCTTGAGCGTGTTGAGCAGCAGGCAGGCAATCGTCATGGGTCCGACGCCGCCTGGCACAGGTGTCAGGTAACCCGCCACTTTTTCGACTTCAGAAAAATCCACGTCTCCCACCAGCCTGCTGCGTCCATCAGGCTGGGGCAGGCGCGTGATGCCGACATCAATCACTGTGGCCCCGGGTTTGATCCAGCTGCCCTCAACAAGCCTGGGCTTGCCTGTCGCCACAACCACGATATCAGCTTCACGGCATATTTCGGGCAGATTGCGGGTGTGCACATGCGCAACCGTGGCCGTGCAGTTCTGCTGCAGCAGAAGCTGTGCCATGGGCTTGCCCACGAGATTGGAGGCCCCGATCACCAGCGCCTGGCGACCGGTCATGTCCGCCTGCACGGCCTGCAGGAGCATCAGGCAGCCCAGGGGGGTGCAGGGCACAAGGCCGTTTTTCATTCCCAGGGCCAGCCTACCCGTATTGACCACACCCAGACCGTCCACATCCTTGTCGGGATGGATGGCATTGGTCACCACAACCGGGTCGATGTGGGGGGGCAGCGGCAACTGCACCAGAATGCCCTGCACCTGAGGATCGGCATTGAGAACGCTGACAAGTGCCATCAGCTCGGCCTGGGTGGTGGATTCAGGCAGCATGTGCATGAAAGAGCGCATCCCCGCCCGATGCGTCTGGATGGCCTTGTTCTTGACGTAGATTTCAGAGGCCGGGTCATTGCCGACCAGCACCACCGCCAGTCCCGGCACCGGTGCCCCTTTGGCCACCAGCTCTGCGACAGCTTCACTGACCTCCCTGGTCAGAGCATTGGCCATGGCCTTGCCATCGATAAGCGTGGCCCCGTCTGTTGGGGACGGACGAAGAAAGGGAGAGGCGGCCATGAGGGGAACTCCACACTGAAACCTGCTGCAACAAGCTCTCTGTCATAAACACTTCTCGCGCATCGGGCGACAGGAATACTGAGCTGCGCTCCTGAGTACAGCTCTTTACGAAACCCCGCTTCTCATCCAGTCTGGCCCGAGCGCCCTCCCGCAATGACACCAATCGCCCGTCCCGGTGGGAGGCAGTGGAAGCACAACCAGAAAGGAGCCATGATGCCTGAGATCCCGCCCCATTCTGCCGCTTCCGGCAAGCAGCCGACGGCCGGGCATCCGCAGGCCGACCTGGATTCTTCCACCGCCCCGCGGCTCAACTTCGCCAGTGACAACGTTACCCCTGCCTGCCCGGAAGTCATGGCGGCCCTCATCGAGGCCAATCAGGGCAGTGTTCCCTCCTATGGTGAAGATGAGCTGACCGGCGCCCTGAACCAGCGCTTCTCTGAAGTGTTCGAAACTGAAACCGTGGCTTTTCCCATCGTCACCGGCACGGCTGCCAACGCCGTGGGTCTGAGTGCCATGACCCCAGGCTGGGGCGGGGTTCTCTGTGACCAGAGTGCCCATATCAACGTCGATGAAGGCGGTGCCCCGGAGTTCCTGACCTCTGGCAGCAAACTCACCGGCCTGCCTTCCCCGGACGGGCGCATGTCGCCTGATGCCCTGCAGGAAGCCCTGGCTCTCAACCGCGAAAAAGGCGTCCTGGCCCCGCCTTTCAAGGTCCTGTCGCTGACCCAGGCGACGGAATGGGGAACGGTCTATGAGCCTGCAGAGCTGAAGGTCCTGACGGCCACCGCGCATGGACACGGTCTCGCAACCCACATGGATGGCGCACGCCTCAGCAATGCCATCGCCCACCTGAACTGCACCCCCGCTGAAACCACCAGCCAGGCAGGAGTGGATATGCTGGTGTTCGGCGGCACGAAAAACGGGGCCATGGCTGCAGAAGCCATCCTCTTCTTTCTCAATGAGCGCACGCGCCCCATGGTGGCTGCGATGCCCCATCTTCTCAAGCGCAGCGGTCATCTGTGGTCCAAGGAGCGTTTCATGAGTGCGCAGCTCCTGGCACTCCTGAAAGACGATCTGTGGCTGAGAAACGGCCGGCATGCCAATGCCATGGCGCAACGGCTCCTGCAGGGTCTGCTGCATCATCCGGCCGCCCATCTGCCTTTCAACGTGCAGGGCAATGAAGTTTTCGTGGTTCTGCCCGATCCCACGCTGGCAAGGCTGGAAAAAGACGGGTATCGCTTCTACCGCTTCCCCACGCCGCCAGGCGTGCCTGGAACCCTCGTTCGGTTCGTCACCAGCTTCTATACGCGCCCACAGGACGTCGATGCGCTGTTGGCTGCCACTTTCGCGCCCTGATCTCGGACGATCTTCTCCATGAGCAAGGCCCGGCTTTTCCCTTTCTCCCATCAACCAGGCTGCGACCGGCTGCTTCATGCTGGCAGAAAGAGCCGTAGCTGCATGAAGATCGGCCTTCTGGCTGCCAATCTGCCTGCGGCGGCCTGCACCATCCGCGGCACGACTGATTTCCCAGTAGCGGGGGCTTATTTTCCGAGCTGGCTTCTCTGCCTTTTCGGCGGCGTTCTGAGCGCCCTTCTCCTGCGGGTGCTGTTTCTGGCGCTCGGGATCGACCGTTACCTGACGTTACGCCTGTGCACTTATCTCTCTCTGGGCGGGATCATCGGCCTGGCGACATGGTATATCTTTTTCGGCCCCTGACCCTTCTTTTTCCACCCCTATCCCCGGCACTCCATGTCTGCTTCCGATCCCAAGTCTTCCCCTGCTGCCCCCGCTTCAGAAAAGAAGCACGCGTCACAGAACATTACGGGCACGAAAATCCGCAGCGGCAAACCGGTCGGCTACCTTATCGCCGGTTTGGCGGTTCTGGGGGTGGTGGCGCTGGCGCTTTTTGTCAACAGATCCTCTTTCCAGCATCCGACAACCGACAGCGGCACCATCACGGCAGACGTTGTCCAGATCGGCGCTGAAGTCGGCGGGCGCGTCAAAGGACTGTATATCGAGACCGACCAGCATGTCCGCAAAGGACAGCTGCTCTATGAGATCGACCCGGAACCTTATGTGATCGCCCTTCACCAGGCTCAGGCCAATGCGGCCCTGGCCGAGGCCGGATATGATTCGCAGAAACGCCAGATGCGCGTTGCGAGCGCCAATGCCGCGGCCAGCGCTGACGCCCTGCGCGCCGCCCAGGCCAACCAGGGCCTTGCTGCCCGTACCGTGGCGCGCCTGGCCCCTCTGGCACGCCAGAGCTATGTCAGCTGGCAGCAGTTCGACCAGGCCCGCACGCATCTGCGCGACGCCGACAATGAGCTGGCTGCCGCCAAACAGCGCAATGCCGCCGCCATCACAGCCATCGGCGACCTCAAACGCTCTGAAGCGACCCTGGCCAGCAGCCGCGCGGTTCTGGCGCAGGCGCAGTACAATCTCAACCAGACACGGGTCTACGCTCCCCAAGATGGCTACGTGGCCAGTCTGGATGTCCGGTCAGGCGAACTGCTCGCCCCTCATCAGGTCCTGTTCACGCTGATCACCGACAGCACCTGGTATGCCATGGCCAATATCCGCGAGCTGGATCTTCCGCCGATCAAGCCTGGCGACTGTGCCACCGTCTATTCCATGATCAACCGGCACATTCCCATGAAAGGCACGGTGCTGAGCATCGGTTGGGGCGTGCTGAGCGATGACTACAAATCCATCCCCACCAGCGTGCCTTACGTGGCCCGCCAGATGGACTGGGTTCACGTAGCCCAGCGCTTTCCGGTGCGCGTGCGTATCGACACACCCCATGTGGAGCTGCTGCGCATGGGGGCAACCGCCAATATCGAAATGAAGCACGGCGCCGCCTGCCGTCCCTGACCCTTCATGTCCCTCCTGCGCCGTCCCTTCTTCCAAACGGAACGTTACCGTTCAGAGACCCAAGCACGGGCCCGGATGCGCGAAGCCCAGACGACATGGCGGCAATACACGCATCTGCCGCTGCGCAGTCTCTGGCATATGTTATGGGAAGCTACACCCGGCCGGATGAACCAGACGCTGGGCGCGACAGCAGCCTGCCTGATCTCTGTGCTGGTCGGTGAGACATGGCAGATTCCCATGACACAGCTTCTGCCTGTCATGCTGCTGGCGCTGTGGAAAGAGGACTGGGTGACCAACTGCCTGCTCGGCCTCATCATGATCCTGTATTTCACGGTGGTGATGGCAGTCATCTATCTCGGGGTCTTCTGGAGTATCAACAATTACTTCCTGATTCTCTTCATCAACCTCGTCTTCTCCTACGTTTTCTTTTTTCTCGAAAATTCCAGCAAGCTCGGGGTGCTGGCGATGCTGGGCGGCCTGTTCGTAACCTTCTTTCTCAGCGATCTGGACACGTTGCCGACCAGCAATCTGGCCACCCGCGCCATCCTGTACTGCTGGCTGGTCTTCGCCCTCATCGGTGTGATCCAGATCGGTGTCTCGCTGGTCGTCTCTCCCTCACCGGAACAGGTGCTGGGCCGTCGGCTGGCCTGGCGCCTGGAGCTTGCGGCACGCCTGCTTGAGGCACCCGAGGATTTTCGCGCCCGCCAGAACGTGCTGGAGCAGATTCAACAGGGCATCACACCCCTGCTGGCCAATGTGTTTCTGAGCGCCAAGGAAAAAGTCTTTCCAGCTCCCCTTCTCGACCGTCTGCGACAGGCTGCCTTGCACAGCTTCACGGTGCTGGTCATGGCTGACCTTGCCAGCTGCTCGCCTGAAGCGGCTCTCCCGGCAGAGCGGCGCGCTTACGCCGCCCTGCTACGGGAAATGGCTGTAACCTGCAAAAACAACGCCCTGCCGGAACTCTCTTCCGTTCCCACCACTTCCAACCCTGCCCTGCAGCGGTTGGGCGCTGCACTGCTGGCTTTCTGCAGCTTCTCGAAAGCGCCATTGCCTGTCCTTTCCACGCCGAAGGGTTTCTTTGTGCCGGATGCCTTCAGCAATCCTGCCCATACGATCTTTTCCTTCAAGGGCACCCTCACCATTTTCCTGGGCATTCTCTGTTACCGCGGCCTGGACTGGAGCGG is a genomic window containing:
- a CDS encoding HlyD family secretion protein; its protein translation is MAQDESQNHPSNHSSAPPSETPRVQAPARAEEGEAVPSAERPAAQPAKKAETGEAPAKPVPKGSSAKRLLLILLVVVVILGIGLYLFFHRNDVETDDAYTVGRKVAIAPHVNGYVSQLLIDDNQFVHKGDLMVTIDGRDYIASLHQAQASLQQAQADMVAYGLAVEVAQKNYPGQLVIAQGNLARARADLFKAETDYARQHRVMRAATSQQDIDYARAQLDSARGAVTMAQGQLTQAQPVVPNIKSADARLSQAQASLAAAKAAMEKAKLNVEWTAVRAPHDGWISQRTVEQGDFVQTGEEMFSIVEPEVWVVANYKETQITYMHAGQKVKISVDAYPDLRLEGHINSLQMGSGEAFSAFPPENATGNFVKTVQRIPVKILIDKGLDPKRPLALGLSVEPVVDLASGGQ
- the folD gene encoding bifunctional methylenetetrahydrofolate dehydrogenase/methenyltetrahydrofolate cyclohydrolase FolD — translated: MAASPFLRPSPTDGATLIDGKAMANALTREVSEAVAELVAKGAPVPGLAVVLVGNDPASEIYVKNKAIQTHRAGMRSFMHMLPESTTQAELMALVSVLNADPQVQGILVQLPLPPHIDPVVVTNAIHPDKDVDGLGVVNTGRLALGMKNGLVPCTPLGCLMLLQAVQADMTGRQALVIGASNLVGKPMAQLLLQQNCTATVAHVHTRNLPEICREADIVVVATGKPRLVEGSWIKPGATVIDVGITRLPQPDGRSRLVGDVDFSEVEKVAGYLTPVPGGVGPMTIACLLLNTLKAARLQKKAGREGEEGAEQDLGSGI
- a CDS encoding threonine aldolase family protein; its protein translation is MMPEIPPHSAASGKQPTAGHPQADLDSSTAPRLNFASDNVTPACPEVMAALIEANQGSVPSYGEDELTGALNQRFSEVFETETVAFPIVTGTAANAVGLSAMTPGWGGVLCDQSAHINVDEGGAPEFLTSGSKLTGLPSPDGRMSPDALQEALALNREKGVLAPPFKVLSLTQATEWGTVYEPAELKVLTATAHGHGLATHMDGARLSNAIAHLNCTPAETTSQAGVDMLVFGGTKNGAMAAEAILFFLNERTRPMVAAMPHLLKRSGHLWSKERFMSAQLLALLKDDLWLRNGRHANAMAQRLLQGLLHHPAAHLPFNVQGNEVFVVLPDPTLARLEKDGYRFYRFPTPPGVPGTLVRFVTSFYTRPQDVDALLAATFAP
- a CDS encoding YtcA family lipoprotein encodes the protein MKIGLLAANLPAAACTIRGTTDFPVAGAYFPSWLLCLFGGVLSALLLRVLFLALGIDRYLTLRLCTYLSLGGIIGLATWYIFFGP
- the mdtN gene encoding multidrug transporter subunit MdtN, giving the protein MSASDPKSSPAAPASEKKHASQNITGTKIRSGKPVGYLIAGLAVLGVVALALFVNRSSFQHPTTDSGTITADVVQIGAEVGGRVKGLYIETDQHVRKGQLLYEIDPEPYVIALHQAQANAALAEAGYDSQKRQMRVASANAAASADALRAAQANQGLAARTVARLAPLARQSYVSWQQFDQARTHLRDADNELAAAKQRNAAAITAIGDLKRSEATLASSRAVLAQAQYNLNQTRVYAPQDGYVASLDVRSGELLAPHQVLFTLITDSTWYAMANIRELDLPPIKPGDCATVYSMINRHIPMKGTVLSIGWGVLSDDYKSIPTSVPYVARQMDWVHVAQRFPVRVRIDTPHVELLRMGATANIEMKHGAACRP
- a CDS encoding FUSC family protein, producing MSLLRRPFFQTERYRSETQARARMREAQTTWRQYTHLPLRSLWHMLWEATPGRMNQTLGATAACLISVLVGETWQIPMTQLLPVMLLALWKEDWVTNCLLGLIMILYFTVVMAVIYLGVFWSINNYFLILFINLVFSYVFFFLENSSKLGVLAMLGGLFVTFFLSDLDTLPTSNLATRAILYCWLVFALIGVIQIGVSLVVSPSPEQVLGRRLAWRLELAARLLEAPEDFRARQNVLEQIQQGITPLLANVFLSAKEKVFPAPLLDRLRQAALHSFTVLVMADLASCSPEAALPAERRAYAALLREMAVTCKNNALPELSSVPTTSNPALQRLGAALLAFCSFSKAPLPVLSTPKGFFVPDAFSNPAHTIFSFKGTLTIFLGILCYRGLDWSGIHTCVITSFVGALPTMGEVIAKLNLRLIGATIGSLMGMGAIIWLLPHFISIAQLLLMFLGMTIIASWVQCGDPRISYAGMQIGIAIFLSTLATFTPATNLDVPRDRIIGTFLGLLISYVVFTCIYPTSAASKLPGLLRKVDDLLRLTEKSQTVMEKTFYGALTEEAIARTHRMLEYNLVEPLSYRLPAQRISQCKHRLEQASRAVELALLHAA